Genomic DNA from Solanum pennellii chromosome 3, SPENNV200:
tgaaagaaaatgaatgTTCTATAAATTCCACAATTTGTCTATTGAAGAAGCTTATGAGCTAAAAGAACCTCTCTGTATCTTTACTTTTTTCAATTCCAATTACTAACTTGTAAGTGTATAAAATGCAAACAGTTCTCCAGAAACTATTCAAACGCTAGATCTCTTTGGCACTGAGCCTTTAATGAGGAGTTCAGCTCCTGAAGAACTAGATATTTATCATCCTATGCTTGAAACTAGTGAAAGCAAAAGACGGGATAAGGAAGGGAGAGTTTGGAAAAGTATTTTCTTCCTTGTTAGATTTCTTTGGCGACGACTCTTAATCAGAGTTAGATTTCTCATATGATCAGTCAACTAATAGGTATTGTCTCAAAAAGTTGCTACTTTTGTTGAAAAAACTGGAATCGAAAAGAAATGTGGCCTTTTGAGAAATAACTGTCAATTGTGTGAGCATTTGAAAAAATGGAGAATACTTAAGTTGTTTGCAGAAATAGAAATTCTTCATCTATGCTTGGAACTAGTGAAAACTAAAGTGGAAATGGCAACAAATCAGGAAAAAGGAAGTGGGATATCAGAAACCCATTTTATTCTCTTTGCTTTAGTGTTGGGTGGAAACAGAAAAACTTGTGACTTCATTTCAACTTTTGCACAAAAAGAACAAGAGGATAGATAGAATAATTTATGATTCTTAACAGTTTTCAGCTAGTGTATAACAAACTATACTGCAGGCGGGCTAGAAATCACAAGCTTTTAGTATTTTTGAGTAAAGATACACTCTACGTAATTTTTCTTCAGAAACCTCCACTAATTGAGTGATGCAGAGTCAAATACaccttaaaatatataaacacagCTACTGCAACAATGAGTTAATAATGTTGGACCCATAAGTAACTGAAAAAGCTTTTGCTCAAAGGCTGATGACTTGACAGTGAAACCACAGTTAGACTAGATTCTCCAACTCTCACCAGTTAACTAGCTTTAATCACACAAgctgttttcctttttttcttaataaaaaaggAACCTACCGTGCAGTGCTTTATAGGGGGAAAAAAAGCCTTTAAATGGCACCATTACATTGGGAACCCTACAACTTATAAGGTTTTGTGAAAAACACAGTTTTTTGGTGTGTTCCATATCTCTAATTATTTCCGAGAAATGACTATAACTTCCACCATTTTAACACGCTCTACAAAATCTATATAATGAATGAATAgtgaaaagacaaaaaaaaggaTTACAGAAGGTAGTATTGGTGACACTGCACCTTTTTGGACtgattcattttttataaaggTACATTAAGAGTAGTACCCTTTTAAGGTCAAAACTCAAAACTCTGCAGAGCCAGGTGTTCGAGGGAAAGGTATTGCATCTCTGATATTGTCTATTCCAGTCGCAAATTGCACGAGCCTTTCAAAGCCTAGTCCAAATCCAGCATGAGGAACTACAGCATGAAAAGGAGATGTCCAATTATAATCTTATGCCGAAAAATGAAAGACTATAAAATGATGAGCCGAATTAAAGGTATTGCAGGCAGGGTAACTACTTTGAAGGCAAGTTGCAACCAAATTTAATTTAGCAATAAATGAAAGTTGGATCAAGAATAAGGTGCATGCATTACAATACAAAAGTTCTTGAACTTTATGAATGATGACAAATTCAAGCAAGAAAACactaaatttatttaacaaacTCAAATCACCTGAACCATAACGTCGCAGATCAAGATACCACCAAAAGCTTTCTTTGTTGAGGTTCATGTTATCCAAACGTTCCTCTAGGTATTCAAGGCGTTCCTCTCTTTGACTTCCACCAATAAGTTCCCCAACCTGAAGATGAAAACAACCTTGAGAGATTGAGCTAGAACAATATTATACGTCAGGCCTGTCCATCACCTCGACTGGTTTAACTTTATCAAATAAACGGAATCTGGACCTCTAAGTCACCTAGAAACAACAGTTAACAATCCAGCAGGcatcacaaaagaaaaaatgttagTGGGTTCCTGGCAATACCAACCTGTAAGACATTGACTTTGCTCAGGATTCAGATTCATACACGAACATTTCATGCTATGAATAATATTATTGGGTTTTGCATGAATGCCCATCTCATGATAATGTGTGGGGGTGGGGAGATGGTATCCACGACCATCCTTTAAATGTAGGATTCCATGTCTCATCAGTTTCTAGACGATAAAAATAGGAAACTGCTATGCGTACAAGAGGTGGTTTATCTGATGTGAGATGTCTATTTTAGTGTATATAAATAACAACTaatgaaaaaacaatttatacTCCATTTGTTCgattagtaaaagaaaaaatatacatgACAAGTAAAGAATTGACTAAGTTTATGGACTCTACCCGAGGTACCAACATATCCATGGCTGCAACAGTCTTTCCATCATCGTTCTGCCGCATGTAAAATGCCTTGATGTCCTGAAATTATGGAACACCGTCAATTATCTGAAGTCCCCTACAGCTTCCATAATATGCAGGTAGGAAGTTAAACCTTCGGATAGTCTCTAATAATCACAGGACAACCACCAAAAGCCTCCTCGGTGATATATCTTTCATGCTCACTTTGCAAATCACATCCCCATTTCACCTACCATATGCAGAAGCAGCTCATTACAATTTAAGGAAAAGTGACAGAAGTACGGATGGAGAGACTGGCCAAAAAATGCATGTGAGAAAGCATGCAAATAAAAGCACACCTACCGGGAAATCGAACTTCTTTTTTGCTTTCAATAGAAGCTCAACAGCATCAGTGTAACTCAACTGCACAAAGTTCTTCTCAACAACATCCTGTGGAGCATATGATCAACAATAAGACCAACTATTAGGTGCATACTATAGACCCCAAGCTTAGTGGAGAATACGTTGAGAAGAAAACACATCAAAATCATAGAAATTCATACGGTAAGTCTATTGATGATCCCTTTCTCAATCCAGGTGTCAAAAAAATCCATATCTTCTTTGCAATTCTCCAACACATATTGCACCTTTCAAGCAGATACGTCAATGCAAAAGTCTAGTTGTGAGAACAAAGTAATAAATATTCACTAAGGAACAGCGAGATGTGAAAGGTAACATACTACATACTGGAGATAGGCAGTAGCACAGGCCATGTCATCATCCAAGTCCGCAAAAGCTAGTTCTGGTTCAATCATCTTACACAATAGAACTTAGTGTCAACATTTTATTGGTTTCTGCCCACATATATGGAAAGAAATATACAAAGAAGTTCTACTATATTTTATCAGTTTTAGAGTATAAGCTTACCCAGAATTCAGCCAAGTGCCTGGAAGTGTTAGAATTTTCTGCTCTGAATGTAGGGCCAAAGGTGTAGATCTGAAAACCAAAAGTTGACGTTGTtagaatatgaaagaatgaagaaaatagCATGAAGGATTCTGTGACCAAAAGATAAAGTTGGGAAAAATGATTACAAGCCAGAGAAGGCAGTAGCATATGAAACTAAAAAGTGAGAGGAGACTCTACATCGGAGAGAGCAGTAGCATATGTTTCACCATTGAGTTGCCCAGACACGGTTAAATATGCTCGTTTCCCAAAGAAGTCCTGCAACACGGATgcaatttacaaaaaataattacagtTAATGCAGAAATCCAACATCAAATGCATGCACCTATTAACTTTCTGAAATTTAAAAGTTCACATTGCTTGTAAGGATATAAACAGACTTCAAGCACTGTTTATTTCACCCAAACACTAAAAAACTGCTTAAAAGCTATTATTATGTAAATAAGCTGCCCAATCCAAGCAGGCTCTTAAACTGCTAGATAATAGAATTCACTCTAAAATGGGCAAAGCACTCTGTTTGATGATTTGACTTACTTGTGACCAGTCAACAGAACCAGACTCAGTAGTAGGAATAGCACTAACTGGTGAATCTCCACCTTCATTGGAGTTCGGAATCTGTTTGGCAAACAAACATCTTATTCAAGCACgagatatttcataaaaaagaatataaggAAAGTTCTACTAAGATATCTTAATCTAACAAAGTATTGTTGGGATCTGAACGAATTGAAAAGAATCAAATAACATGTATATTTTGCAAAGTTATATGCACAATAGCAAGAAAAAAACTAATCAAGAAGAAAGAGGTCAAGATAAAGTTAACCATAAGAAACCATCTATATATCTAATAGAAGACAAATAATAGCATTATTTCCGCAAGACTAACAAGACTAGAAGTAGACTAAGCTGTAATGCTTTGTGTTAAGAGTCTAAACAACAATATGACAATGCAAAGTAACATGATGTAGAATTTTGATCTTTCAATGCATCATCCTCTTAGCCCTCAACCAAGTTCAGAGCTTTGTTGCTTGTTTCTTTTTTCCCTCCCTTTCTTAGTTCTTAGAAGAGGTAATTAATGTGAAGAGACAAGGCACAAATCGTGCTTGAACACCTATTGGAATTTCGGAGAAGACCACATAGATGATGTGACATATTAAATCAACACTACATACCAATGTAGTAACACAGAATTGCTCGCCAGCTCCTTCACAATCAGAAGCAGTGATTATTGGACTAGAGACCCAAACAAAGCCATTTTCTTGGAAAAACTTGTGTGTGGCATAGGACAAAGCATTCCTCACCCTCGAAACCTAAAAGAAGCTGACATATCAAATTAGGGACcggaaaagataaggatattgtcttataatataattttgcaTCTTATAGTTACCActgtaaaaaaaacaataacagAAGTTTGCATCCATAGAAACAGAGAAATCTATCAAACACAGGAAATGCAATGGCTACTAAGTATGCATTTTTTGACGCACAGAATTTATCCATGGGTGATTTCACGAGTCAAGTTAATCACTCCTTCATGTTAAGTCTAATGCTGTAAATAGAAGACAAATTACCCTTTCAAAATGCCAAATCTATTGTGGTTCCATTAGCAAGATCAATTCCTACCAAGCTACCCTGTACTAGCTTCTCAAGAAATGCTGAGTTCCACCTAATAATAAACCAATAATTTAACATTTCCACAAAAGGGGGATCCGGACAATGTAAGTTAATAGGTAAAATAGGGAATAAGTATTACTTGCCTCAGAAAAGGACAACCAGACAAGAGCCTTGAGAATTTTAAGAACTAGAAAAATAGCCTCCCCATGTGATATATTTGCACAAGGTCTACTGTAACTATTCTACAATTCATTCCACATCACTAGTTACATTTTCTTGTCATAATTGGACAGTGATCCATATAAATGTTCACCTTTTTGGTACTTATATGAGATCTGAAACTGATGGCTATACAGATGAGGGAATAAGGATGAAGGGGCTAAACATAAAAGGTAGTTTGGTTCTAGCATTTACATTAACTGATCACAGGCTGCAGCGGCAACCATAAATATAAACAGGAATGTATATAATTGTCATGAAAAATGGATGTAGAGaaagtaattattttctttctttcttaaaccATTACAGGTCCAGTAGCTAATTTTTCTTGTAAAATAGGGAATTGATTTGTAAGTATGTCAAATAGAAAGGGGTATATCATTAACCACTTGGAGGCAAGGTAAACTAACAAACTTATTGTACGGACGATCAAATAGAATACTTCCTAATTACATGCAATTAACATCATTTTACTACCAAACTAACAAACAAACTAATTGTATGGACGACCAAATAGAATACTTCCTAATGACATGCTATTAATATCATTTACCTACCAAACTACATGAATATTCCAATACCTCCCAAGAGAATACAggtaaaacaaaatgaaaagattGAAAACTAGAAATGACAAAGTGCAACTATCCCAACTCATACCGCACCAAAAGTGTTTGTTCGAGGGCGAAGGTGAGCCTTTGTTCTCAAGAATTCTCTGCTGACCCTTTTCTTCTGGATGGGGAAAGACGGATCACTTTTACCAACCTGCAAGCAACCCAACAAGAGCAAACCTACTGATTAAATGGACAGTgtcattgggtatgttgttgttgtcataACATAGGCAACAATTAGATAAACATGAGAACTACGCAAACACTCCAACTTTTTTTTGATGACAAggaaacccgcagccgctaccctttgggtgcgcaaAGTGTAAAacccccgctcctatgcaagctcgcaaaccacataggagaggtaacccgtaCTAGGCAAGCCTATGTGGGCAAGATACGCATGCTTCTTGAAATTATCTAAATGGAGCTGCTAAAGTGACCTTGTAGCTTCTGCCAATTGTTTCCAACAAATTTGACTCATTTTATACTTAGATAATGAAGGACTGACAGGAAATCATTCCAGGGTTCAAAATTCTCAAGTcagtaaaaaaaacaaaagtgcAAATTATGGTATCACATTCAGCATTCATAATTTGGTAGCTcaatatataaatgataaattctTCTTTGGCATCTAGCAAGCCATAAAACAATGTCATAAGCACTGAGATCTTTGATGATTGTACCCTCCCACCCCCTCACCCCCACCCCCNNNNNNNNNNNNNNNNNNNNNNNNNNNNNNNNNNNNNNNNNNNNNNNNNNNNNNNNNNNNNNNNNNNNNNNNNNNNNNNNNNNNNNNNNNNNNNNNNNNNNNNNNNNNNNNNNNNNNNNNNNNNNNNNNNNNNNNNNNNNNNNNNNNNNNNNNNNNNNNNNNNNNNNNNNNNNNNNNNNNNNNNNNNNNNNNNNNNNNNNNNNNNNNNNNNNNNNNNNNNNNNNNNNNNNNNNNNNNNNNNNNNNNNNNNNNNNNNNNNNNNNNNNNNNNNNNNNNNNNNNNNNNNNNNNNNNNNNNNNNNNNNNNNNNNNNNNNNNNNNNNNNNNNNNNNNNNNNNNNNNNNNNNNNNNNNNNNNNNNNNNNNNNNNNNNNNNNNNNNNNNNNNNNNNNNNNNNNNNNNNNNNNNNNNNNNNNNNNNNNNNNNNNNNNNNNNNNNNNNNNNNNNNNNNNNNNNNNNNNNNNNNNNNNN
This window encodes:
- the LOC107014870 gene encoding asparagine--tRNA ligase, chloroplastic/mitochondrial; its protein translation is MAGALSPATTLRLKPFYAVRFFGHYRRPIKVLNPNFYSSYPPQLPPAPYLSRRRSFCSVVSAAISSGEAVERPKFENIEAKEGVKTEKVGEFRKRLRVADIKGGPEEGLDRLGETLVVRGWVRTVRAQSSVTFIDINDGSCLSNMQCVMGSDAEGYDQVENGLISTGASLWIEGTVVSSQGSKQKIELKVQKLVVVGKSDPSFPIQKKRVSREFLRTKAHLRPRTNTFGAVSRVRNALSYATHKFFQENGFVWVSSPIITASDCEGAGEQFCVTTLIPNSNEGGDSPVSAIPTTESGSVDWSQDFFGKRAYLTVSGQLNGETYATALSDIYTFGPTFRAENSNTSRHLAEFWMIEPELAFADLDDDMACATAYLQYVVQYVLENCKEDMDFFDTWIEKGIINRLTDVVEKNFVQLSYTDAVELLLKAKKKFDFPVKWGCDLQSEHERYITEEAFGGCPVIIRDYPKDIKAFYMRQNDDGKTVAAMDMLVPRVGELIGGSQREERLEYLEERLDNMNLNKESFWWYLDLRRYGSVPHAGFGLGFERLVQFATGIDNIRDAIPFPRTPGSAEF